A stretch of DNA from Brevibacterium ihuae:
TCCCGAGCTTCTTCGCCTCGTCGACGGCGAGGTGCTCCTTCTTGGTGTCGACGATCCACACGGCGGACGGGGTCCGCTGCATGTCGCGGATACCGCCGAGGGTGCGCTCGAGCTTGTCCTTCTCACGACGGAGGATGAGGAGCTCCTTCTTCGTGTGGCCGGAACCGGCGACATCGTCGAAGTCGATCTCCTCGAGCTCCTTGAGGCGGCGCAGACGACCGGAGATCGTCTGGAAGTTCGTGAGCATGCCGCCCAGCCAGCGCTGGTTGACGAAGGGCTGCCCGACGCGCTTGGACTGCTCCTGGATGGCCTCCTGGGCCTGCTTCTTCGTGCCGACGAAGAGGATCGAGCCGCCGTGGGCCACGGTCTCCTTGACGAACTCGAAGGCCGAGTCGATGTAGCCCAGGGTCTGCTGGAGGTCGATGATGTAGATGCCGTTGCGCTCGGTGAAGATGAAGCGCTTCATCTTCGGGTTCCAGCGACGGGTCTGGTGTCCGAAGTGGACGCCGCTGTCGAGCAGCTGGCGGATGGTGACGACGGCCATGCCGACGCCCTCCTTTCATGGCGCGCACCCGCGGGCGCGCGCTCTTTCAGGTCGCTGGTCCGCACGCGGGCGCGGCTGCCGGGCAGCGCATCCCTGGTCCGGGGCGACGATTCGGTTGATTCCTGGTATCCGCGGCCGAATGCCCACGAACCGCACGCTCTGCCGTGCACGCTCCTGCGCGCTGGCTGCTGTGGATTCGCACCGGTGGCACTCGATCGGTTCATCGGATACGCGTAGTCAGGGGTGGTCACACTCCTGCTGGTGACATTCTACGACGCGGGCCCAACGCCGCCAAACTGCGGGCATGGCCGCGCAAGCGGGTGAGCACGGGGCGCCGGGAGCGAACCGGGCGGCGCGTGCCGGTGTCGGCGCGGGAAGGGTGTGCGGGTGCCGAGGCAGGCCTCCCGTCCTCGGTAGGATCCGCTGTGCACGTTTCCGGGTCGCCTGCGGTCCCGGATTGGGGATGAGCGTTCCACTCTCCCCAGGGCCGTTCAGGATCCGGCGGGGAACGCGCCCGGCCCCGACGGTGGATCCATGTCGACCCGAACCCGCGCTCTCTCCCCCGGCACGATCCCCGATCTTCGACGTCCGGTGCCTCTCCGCATGTGGAACCCGGAGACGCGGACCCTGCCGGGCGCACGGGTGTTCGGGGTCCTCCTCGCGGTGGTCATGTTCCTCGGGACGCTCGCACCCGGTGCGCACGCGGCCCCGGCCCCGGACGACTGGTTCACTCCGGTGCCCGGCTTCACCGTCGTCCGCCCCTTCGACAAGCCGGACCGGAACTGGGAGTCCGGGCATCGCGGCATCGACGTCGGAGCACTCCCCGGCGAGGAGGTCCGAGCGCCGCAGGCGGGCACCGTGCGATTCTCGGGCTCCGTTGCCGGCCGCCCGGTCCTCAGCCTCGAGATCGAGGGCCACGTCGTCTCGTTCGAGCCGGTGGAGAGCGAACTGCGGGCCGGCGACCCGGTGTTCGCGGGGCAGCCGGTGGGAACGGTCGCCGACCCCTCGCACTGCGAGGACGGCTGCATCCACGTCGGGGTGTGGCAGACGGGCCGGGAGAAGGACTACCTCAACCCGGCATCGTTCTTCGCCGCCGATGCGACGATCCTGCTGCCCGAGGCGCAGGCGCCCGAGGAGCTGCCTGCCGTACCGGCCGGGGACGACGGGAGCAGCGGTGCGGGGCGATGGGGCGGGCACGAGAACGGGCGCATCCCGGCGGTCGCAATGTGCCCGCTCGCGGTTGCCCCGGGGCACCGACTGCGGTGCGATGCGGCCCGGGCGTTCGACGCCCTCGCGTCGGCGTACGCCGACGAGTTCGGCCGGCCGGTCTCGGTGACCGACTCCTACCGGGACTACGAGACCCAGGTCGTCCTCAAGCGGCGGAAGGGCCGGATGGCGGCGACGCCGGGCACGTCCAACCACGGCTGGGGGTTGGCGGTGGACCTCGGCGGCGGCATCAACTCCTTCGGCACGGTGCAGCACGAGTGGATGCGCTCGAACGGTCCGCGGTTCGGCTGGATCCACCCGTCCTGGGCGCGCAGCGGCGGCTCGCTGCCCGAACCCTGGCACTGGGAGTTCCGTGCGGGCTGAGCCGGCGGTGCGGCCAGGCGCAGCGTGCTCTGGCGCGGTGCGGTGCGGTCAGGAGCGGTCGGCTCAGGCGCGCTGTGGTCAGGCGCGGGGGTGGGCCCGGAAGTAGCTCTCGGAGAGCCTGCCGAGGGAGACGTGGGTGTAGATCTGCGTGGAGCTCAGGGTCGCGTGGCCGAGGAACTCCTGCACCTGGCGGAGATCGGCGCCGTTCTCGACCATGTGGGTCGCTGCGGAATGCCGGAGCCCGTGCGGGGAGAGGTCGGCGACGCCGTCGACGGCAGAGGTGGCCCGGTGCACGACGTCACGCACCTGGCGGACGTTGATGCGACCGCCGCGCACCCCGAGGAATATCGCCGACCGGGCATCGGTCGACGGCTGCGGCGCAGCGCCGGAGAGGACGGGCCGTCCGTCGGAGATCCAGCGCGCGAGCGCCTCGGCCGCAGGCACCCCGTAGGGCACCCGGCGCTCCTTGTTCCCCTTGCCGAGCACGGTGAGGAGACGCCGCTCGCGGTCGATGTCGTCGAGGTCGAGGGCGGCGAGCTCGGAGACCCGGACCCCGGTGGCGTAGAGGACCTCGACGATCGCCGCGTCCCGGAGCGCGACCGCACGAGCGCGCGGATCGATGTCCTCGGTGCCGGTGTCCGTAATCCGCTCATCCTCGTTGCCGGCAGTACCTCGCTCGTCCACGCTGTCGTCCACGCCCCGCTCGTCCGTGCCGCCGGCGTCGGTGTGCGGCAGCTCGTCATCGCCGATGGTGCCGGCGGTCGGCCGCTCGGCGGTGCGCGTGCGATCGAGGACGGCGCCGGCCTGCGACTGCTGGAGCACGGCCGGGAGGCGGGAGCCGCGCCGCGGGCTCGCGAGTCGGGCGGCGGGGTTGCGCTCCATCCGACCGGTGCGGGTGCAGAAGAGGGAGAACGCGCGGATCGCGGCGATCCGGCGGGCGAGCGTACCGGGAGCGGCACCGCGCCGCGACTGGTCCATGAGCCACTGCCGGAGATTCCCGAGCTCGATGTCGGCGAGCGCGAGGGCCTGGCCGTCGTCCTCGGTGAGGAAGGTCATGAGGGATCGGACGTCCGCGGTGTAGTTGCGCACGGTGTGCACCGAGGCGTTGCGCTGGATGCGGAGGTCCTCGGCGAAGGCGTCGAGCGCGTCCGCATACTCCGGCAACAGCTGGTCCGCCGTCAACGGCGCGGCGTGCGGGTGGGAAGCCGACATGCTCCCACTGTAGAGCACCGCAGGCGGCGCACCCGGGACCTTCAGCCCCTGCGCAGCTTGACCCACCCGTGGTCCCGGCGTTCGGCGAGGCCGGCGAGTTCGAGCACCGCGAGGGCTCCCATCGCCGCCGGGACCTCGAGACCGGCCCGGGAGGCGAGAGCGGCGACCTCGGTACCGCGCCGCGGGGGCAGCGCGCTGTAGATCCGCGCCTGCTCGTCGGTGAGATCGTCGGTGATCCGCAGCCGGCCCTGCTGGTCGCCTGCGCTCGTTCCCGCGGCCTCCGCGCTCAGCTCGGTGAGCGATTCGACGAGTTCGCGCACCTCGTCCGCCGTGGTGACGCAGACCGCCGCCCCCTCCCGGATGAGGCGGTGGCAGCCGGCGGAATCGTGCGCGGTGACCGGACCCGGCACGGCACCGACCGGCCGGAGGAGTTCTGCCGCACGGTTGGCGGTGTTGAGCGCCCCCGATCTCCACCCGGCCTGGACGACCACGGTCGCCGCCGCGGTCGCGGCGATGAGCCGGTTGCGCATGAGGAATCGATGCCGCATCGCCGTGCTGCCCGGGGCGGCTTCGGAGATCACGACTCCGGTGCGCGCCACTGCCGTGAGCAGGTCGGCGTTGCCGCGCGGGTAGAACCGGTCCACTCCCCCGGCCATGAACGCGATCGTCCCCACCCCGGGCCGGTCGGAGGCGGCGAGGGCGCCGGCGTGCGCGGCGGCGTCGATCCCGTAGGCGCCCCCGGAGACCACGCTGTGACCGGCGGCGACGAGATCCCACGCGAAGGATCGCGCGAGGTGGAGGCCGTAGGAGTCGGCGGCGCGCGAGCCGACGAGCGCGATCGATCCGGCGGTGAGAGCGGTGAGGTCGCCGTGCCCGCGGACCCACAGACCCGCCGGTTCGTCGAGGCCGAGGTCGCGGAGGCCCGCCGGCCAGTCCGGATCACCGGGCTGGATCACGCGGGCGCCGAGGGTACGCATGATCCGGAGGTCGCGGGCGCCGTCGAGGTCCGGGAGCCGGAGCGTCCAGCGGTCGATCGCCCGGTCGATGTCCTCGCTACGGACGGCGAGGCCCACCGCCCTCGCAGCCGCGTGCAGGGCGTCGGCGAGACCGGTACGCGGACCGTCGAGCAGGCCGCGCAGCGGTTCCGCCCCGCTCGTGGCCACGGCTGCTCGGAGCAGCCGGTCGCCGGGTTCGGAGATCCGCAGGAGGTCGGCGACCGCGCGCGGGTCGGCCATGGAGGGATCGAGGTCGGCCGTAGCAGTTCCGCGGTCGGCCATGTCGGGACCGGGGTCGATGGTGGTCATGCGGTCTCCCGGATGCGGAGGACGAGGGCGGACAGGAGGTCGTCGCCGGTGGGCCGCGAACGTCCGGCGAGGTCGGCGAGCGTGGTGGCGATCCGCACGACCCGGTCGTAGCCGCGCATGGTGATCGCCCCGCGTTCGAGCGCGGTGTCGAGCGGCGCGGTCTCCGTCCGGCGGAAGGCGAAGGTCTCCCGCAGCCATCCGCCGGGCGCCTGGGCGTTGAGCGCCCAGGGCATGTCTGCGTACCGGACGGCCTGGAGCTCGCGGGCACGGGCGACGCGCGCGGCGACCGTCGCGGAGTCCTCGCGCGGCTCGAGTCCGTGGACGTCGGCGGCGACGAGCGGCATCATCTCGAGCTGGATGTCGATCCGATCGAGCAGCGGGCCCGACAGCCGGGCGCGGTAGCGCCTCCGATCGAGCGGACTGCACCGGCACTGCGTCGCCTGTCCGACCCCGGCGCCGCACGGGCAGGGGTTCGATGCGAGGACGAGCTGGAACCGCGACGGCAGCACCACCGATCCCCAGGCCCGGTGGATGTCGCAGCGCCCGTTCTCCAGCGGCTGGCGCAGGGCCTCGAGGACGTCCCTCCGGAACTCGGGGGCCTCGTCCATGAAGAGCACCCCGCGGTGGGCCCGCGAGAACACGCCGATCGACCCCGGTCGGGACCCGCCGACCATCGCGGCGGCGCTCGTCCGGTGGTGCGGTGCCTCGAACGGGGGCGTGGTGTCGAGGCCGTGGGCCGGGTCGAGGGTGCCGTCGAGGGAGCGCAGCGCCACGACCTCGCACGCCTCGTCGATCGGCAGCCGCGGCAGGAGACCGGGCAGGCACCCGGCGAGCAGGGTCTTCCCCGCCCCCGGCGTGCCGGTCATGAGCAGGTGGTGACCGCCGGCGGCGGCGACCTCGAGCGCGTACCGGGCGTCGTCCTGTCCGTGCACCTCGGCGAGGTCATGGGTGTCGGGCACGGGCAGCGCGGCTGTTTCCGGCAGCGGGATCGGCGGCAGGCCCGGGTCGCTGATCGTCCCGCCGAGCAGGGCCACGACGCCGGCGAGGTTGGCCGCCCCGCGGACCTCGGCGCCGTCGACGAGCCGGGCCTCGGCGAGGTTCGCCTCGGGGACGACGAACCGGGTGTGGCCCGCCGCGAGCCCGGTGAGCACGCTCGGCAGGACGCCGCGGACCGGGTGGAGACGCCCGTCGAGACCGAGTTCCCCGAGGTGCACGACCCCGCGGCCCGCATCCGCCGGAACCGCTCCCTCCGCCTCGAGGATCGCGATCGCGATGCCGAGGTCGAACACCGTGCCGACCTTCTTCAGACCGCCCGGAGACAGATTCACGGTGATCCGGCGGGCGCTGAGCGTGAATCCGAGGTTGGAGATCGCCGCCCGGATCCGCTTGCGCGATTCGCTCACCGAGGCGTCGGGCAGGCCGACGATGTCGATCCCGGGCAGGCCGTCGTTGACGCTCGCCTCGATCGCCACGGGCGCCCCGGAGATCCCGTGGAGCGCGATGGCGAGCGCCCGGCCGAGACTGCGCGCAGGTGTCGGGCTCATCGGGCGTCCCGGACATGGGTGAGCTCGGGTGCGCCCCGGTTCCACAGGATCCCGATGACGTCGACGCGGAAGACGGGGAACCATTCCTCCTGCGCTGCCAGCCACCGCAGTGCGAGCCCGCGCAGGACCGCGAGCTTGCGCGGCGTGACGGCTTCGAGCGGGTGTCCGGCACGGGCGGTCGCACGGGTCTTGACCTCGACGAAGACGACCGCCTCCCCGTCGCGGGCGACGATGTCGATCTCCCCGCGGCTGCAGCGCCAGTTCGTCGCGAGGATCTCCCACCCGCGGTGCTCGAGGTGCCGGCGGGCGCACATCTCGCCGCGGCGTCCCAGCGTCATCGTGTCCATGGCCCCAGTCGATCAGCGGTCCCTGGGGTCGGTCAGCTGCCCGTCATGGCCTGTGGACGGCGCCTCCGCGGTCCACAGGTCCCCATCGCACGGAGCGCACCGGATTCGGGCGGGCGGTGGACCGGAGAACACCTCACCGGTGACCCGAGGCGAACCGGGGGCTGCGAACCCCGGCCGCGAACCCGGGGCTGCGCACCGCGTGCGTCAGCGCGGGAGGGAGGACGGCGGTTCGAGATCGGACTTCGCGATCTCCTCGACGTTGACGTCCTTGAAGGTGAGCACGTGGACCTGCTTGACGAAGCGCGCTGTGCGGTACGTGTCCCACACCCAGGCGTCGCGCAGGGTGAGCTCGAAGTACACGTCGCCGGAATCGTGGTGCGCCTTGAGGTCGACCGCGTTGGCGAGATAGAAGCGGCGCTCGGTCTCCACAACGTAGGTGAAGAGTCCGACCACGTCGCGGTATTCCCGATAGAGCTGGAGTTCCAGGTCTGCTTCGTAGTCTTCGAGGTCCTCGGCACTCATAGATCCATCCTAGAGCAGTCCGGACTCAGGCCAGGCGGAACGACCGGCGGTGGTGCACGGAGATCCCGTGCTCGGCGATCGCGGCCCGGTGCAGCGGCGCGGGATAGCCGGCGTTGCGCTCCCAGCCGTAGACCGGGAACTCGGCGGCGAGGTCCCGCATGAGCGCGTCCCGGTCGACCTTGGCGAGCACGCTCGGGGCGGCGATGGTGACGTGGGTACCGTCCCCCTTGACGACGGTGCGGACCTCCGGGACGACGACGTCGGCTGCCTCCCCGTAGTGCTCGAGCGCGTCGAAGGTCAGCGGACGCGAGAGCCAGTCGAAGGACCCGTCGAGGAGCACGAGGTCGGCCGCGGGCAGCGCGGAGAGCGCTCGCCTACCGGCGAGGCACAGCGCCGAGCTCATGCCGAGCGCGTCGATCTCCGCGGGGCTCGCGTACGCGACGGCGCGGTGCTCCTGCCAGGCGCCGATGACCTCGGCGATGCGGCGGCGCGAGGCGATCGAGAGCTGCTTGGAGTCGCGGATGCCGGCGGGCACCTCGGCCGCGAGGAGGGAGGCGAGGTCGAAGCGCACCGCTCCCACCGCCACCGGACCGGCGAGGCAGCCGCGGCCCACCTCGTCCATCCCGATGATCGACCGCACCCCGGCGGCGAGGAGCTCGCGCTCGAGGGTGAGGTCGGTGAGCCCCGTGGTCGCCCGGCGCGGGCTCATGGGGCGGGGACGGCGGCGAAGACCTCGTCCGGGGTGCCGATCCCGCGGATCCGGTCGAGCGGCCAATTGATGAGGAACACCGAGCCGACCACGGCGTCCTCCGGGACGAAGGCGCCGCCGGCGGAGTCGGTGTTGAACCGGGAGTCGAGCGAGTTCGAGCGATTGTCGCCCATCACCCAGTAGTGGCCGTCCGGCACGGTGACCTCGAACGGGATGTCCGACGGGGTGATCCCGGGATCGAGGTAGGTCTCGTCGATGGGCTCGCCGTTGACGAGCAGGCGCCCCTCCGCATCGCAGCACTCGATCGTGTCCCCGCCCACACCGATCACGCGCTTGATGAGCTGGGTGCCGGCATCGGCGGGCACGAGGCCGAGGAACTCGAGCACCGGATTGGGCGAGTACTGCTGGGTGACGGAGGAGTCGAGCCAGCCGCCGGGATCGTCGAACACGATGATGTCGCCGCGCTCGACCGCCGGCCACGGCAGCTGGTTGACGAGGATCCGGTCGCCCACCTGGAGCGTCTGCTCCATCGAGGCCGAAGGGATGTAGAACGAGCGGACCACCCAGGTGCGGACGACGGTGGAGATCACGAGGGCCACGACGATGATGATCGCGACCTCTTTGAGGAACGCCGGGATACGGCCGGGTCGCCGGGTCTCTGGGCTGTTCGTCGTCACGTCCGGCAGTCTATCGCCCGCGCCTCAGCGGCGAAGCACCTCGTCGACGGCGGACCCGTGGCCGATGACCGTCCCGAGGACCCGCTCGACCGGGATCATGCCGCCGCCGGGCCTGCCGAGCAGCGCGCGCGAGTCCGTGGAGTCGGCGCGGTTGTCACCCATGACCCACATCCGGCCGGCCGGGACCTCGACGACGAAATCGGTGTCCGAGGCCGGCATGCCCTCCGGGACGTAGGACTCCTCGAGCGGTTCGCCGTTGAGGAGCAGCCGGCCCTCGTCGTCGCAGCATTCGAGGGTGTCCCCGCCGAGCGCGACGACGCGCTTGACGTAGAAGACGGTGCGCGGGCCGATCCCGAACCACGAGCCCACCTGGGCGGCGCCGCTCGGAGGCGCGGTGGCGATGAAGGACCCGCGGCCGTCGAACACGACGACGTCGCCGCGGTGCACGGAATCCGCCAGCGCGTCGGGCCGCCACACTGTGACGGTGTCGTCGACGGCGAGCGTGGGCTCCATCGAGGCGGACGGGATGCCGAAGGTCTGCACGCCGACCGCACGGATGAGGCCGGCGGCGAGGAGCGCGCCGACGAGCACGAGCGCGAGCGGACGCACGAACCTCCGGGCACGAAGAAAGCGCGGCCCGCCGGGGGCCGCGCCTGTCCTCGATCCGTCGGTCATGACCGGGTGCGCGTCGTCCGCACGTCGTGGTCCGGGCACCGGGGTGACCGACGCACGACTGTGCTCAGCGCTTCTCGCGGATACGAGCAGCCTTGCCGCGCAGCTTGCGGAGGTAGTAGAGCTTCGCCCGGCGGACGTCGCCGCGGGTGAGGACCTCGATCTTCTCGATCACCGGGGAGTGGACCGGGAAGGTGCGCTCCACACCGACGCCGAAGCTGATCTTGCGGACGGTGAAGGTCTCGCCGATGCCGCCGCCGTGGCGACGGATGACGATGCCCTTGAACACCTGGGTACGCGTGCGGTTGCCCTCGACCACGCGGACGTGGACGTTGAGGGTGTCGCCGGAGCGGAACTCCGGGACATCGGACTTGAGCGACTGTGCGTCGAGTGCATCAAGCTTCTGCATGATTCGTCATTCTCCTGTGTGCGCGCCTCGGGTCGGCACGACATTGCTCGGACCGGCCGGAGCCGGATGAGGTGGGGTCGTCTGCCGGAACGCTCCCGCGGCGGTGGGCCGGCGGGTGGTCCTGGCGGCATCGATCCCCCCGAGGCAGGACGATGCCAGCAAACGCAAGAGCCCAGTCTAGTCGGGCCGGTCCCCCCACGCCAATCCGGACGGGTCGGCGTTCGCGATCTCGTCGAGCACCGCGCGATCGCGCCGGTCGAGCGCGGCCGGGTCGAGCGCGGCGATGAGGTCGGGCCGGACCTCGGCGGTGCGGCGCAGGCGCTCGTCTCGGCGCCACCGTGCGATCGCGGCGTGGTTGCCGCTGAGCAGGATGTCCGGCACCGCGCGGCCGCGCCAGGCGGCCGGCTTCGTGTAGACGGGGTACTCGAGGAGCCCGTCCTCGAGGGACTCCTCGGTGAGCGATTCGGGATTGCCGATGATGCCGGGGACGAGGCGGGCGATCGCCTCGGTCATGACGAGCGCGGCGACCTCGCCGCCGTTGAGCACGTAGTCCCCGATCGAGTGGAGCCGCACCTCGGCGTGGTCGCGGGCCCACTCGACGACGCGCTGGTCGATGCCCTCGTAGCGGCCGCACGCGAACACGAGGTGCTCGCGGCCGGCGAGCTCGGCGGCGTGGGCCTGGGTGAACGGGGTGCCCGCGGGGCTCGGGACGATGAGGAGCGGACGGTCGCCCGCGGGGCGGTCCTGGCGGCCGGCGGGAGCGGCCGGCTCGGGGCCGACGGGCCCGGATTCCGCGGAGGCGGGGGCTGCGGTCGGCGAGCCCTCGGGGCCGTCGGGCACCTCGGACCCGACGCCGAGGATCGCGGTGAGCGCCTCGGCCCAGGGCTCGGGCTTCATCACCATGCCCGCTCCCCCGCCGTACGGGGTGTCGTCGACGGTGCGATGGCGGTCGTGCGTCCAGTCGCGCAGATCGTGGACGCCGAGGTCGATGATCCCCTTCTCCACCGCGCGCCCGATGAGCGAGAGCCGCAGGGGCGAGAGGTACTCGGGGAAGATAGAGACGACGTCGAGGCGCATCAGGCGTCCTCGATGAGTCCGGGCGGCGGGTCGAGGACGATCCGTCCGGCCTCGAGGTCGACCTCGGGCACGATCTGCTCGACGAACGGGACGAGCACCTCGGCGCCGGACCCGAGCGTGATGTGGAGGAGGTCCTGCGCCGCACCCGGGGTCACGGCGCTCACGGTGCCGATGCGCAACTCCCCGACGAACGCGGCGGCGCCGACGAGATCGTCGATGTACCAGGCATCGTCGTCGTCGAGGGTCTCCTCGACGGAGATCAGGGTGTTGCGGATCTCCTCGGCCCGGGTCCGGTCGGCGACCTCGCCGAAGGTCAGCAGCAGGCGGTCGCGGTGCCAGCGGGCACGGGTCAGGGTGAGGGTGCCGATGTCGGGCTCGGTGGTGAACACCGCACCGGGGACGAAGCGGTCATCGGGCACGTCGGTGCGCACCTCCACGGTGAACTCCCCGCGGATGCCGTGCGGCTTGCCGAGGCGGGCGACCACTGTGCTCACGCTTCACTCCTTGATCGGGGTACTGCTCGGGACGCGCACACCGGTGCGCAGGATGTCGGTCCCCGCCGGACCGCGATCAGCGGCGGCGAATCCGGGCCGACAATGCAATTTCCCAAGGTTCTGTTCACAGAAACCTTGGGAAATTGCATTGTCAGGAGAGGGGGTGTCAGGCCTCGACGAGGTCGATACGGACGCTCTGCCGTCCGGCCAGCGCTCCGATCACGGCCCGCAGGGCCTTCGCGGTGCGCCCGGACCGGCCGATCACACGGCCGAGGTCGTCGGGGTGCACGCGCACCTCGAGCGAGGTCCCGCGGTGGCCGCTGCGGCTGCGCACCGAGACGTCCTCCGGGTTGTCGACGATGCCGCGGACGAGGTGTTCGAGAGCGTTGGCGAGCATGATCAGGCTTCCGCCTTCTCCTCGGCACCGTCGGCCGACTCGTCGGTCGCGGCGTCCTCGGCGGGAGCCTCCTCGGCCGACTCGTCAGCGGACTCGGCCTTGCCGCCCTTGGGCGTCGTGGCCTCCTTGATGACGGAGCCGGTGGCGGGCGCCTCGAAGGCGGCCTTCTCCTGCTGCGGCTTGACGGAGTTCACGGCCTCGCCCTCGCCGGTGTGC
This window harbors:
- the rpsB gene encoding 30S ribosomal protein S2, with amino-acid sequence MAVVTIRQLLDSGVHFGHQTRRWNPKMKRFIFTERNGIYIIDLQQTLGYIDSAFEFVKETVAHGGSILFVGTKKQAQEAIQEQSKRVGQPFVNQRWLGGMLTNFQTISGRLRRLKELEEIDFDDVAGSGHTKKELLILRREKDKLERTLGGIRDMQRTPSAVWIVDTKKEHLAVDEAKKLGIPIIGILDTNCDPDEVDFPIPGNDDSIRSVGLLTRVIADAVAEGLIKRHSSGDESGEKNVSAVDVEPMPEWERELLEGKSGDSAQETPAAETPAVEAQSVEAPAAEATEGESAEAAPAESTEA
- a CDS encoding D-alanyl-D-alanine carboxypeptidase family protein; amino-acid sequence: MSTRTRALSPGTIPDLRRPVPLRMWNPETRTLPGARVFGVLLAVVMFLGTLAPGAHAAPAPDDWFTPVPGFTVVRPFDKPDRNWESGHRGIDVGALPGEEVRAPQAGTVRFSGSVAGRPVLSLEIEGHVVSFEPVESELRAGDPVFAGQPVGTVADPSHCEDGCIHVGVWQTGREKDYLNPASFFAADATILLPEAQAPEELPAVPAGDDGSSGAGRWGGHENGRIPAVAMCPLAVAPGHRLRCDAARAFDALASAYADEFGRPVSVTDSYRDYETQVVLKRRKGRMAATPGTSNHGWGLAVDLGGGINSFGTVQHEWMRSNGPRFGWIHPSWARSGGSLPEPWHWEFRAG
- a CDS encoding tyrosine recombinase XerC, encoding MSASHPHAAPLTADQLLPEYADALDAFAEDLRIQRNASVHTVRNYTADVRSLMTFLTEDDGQALALADIELGNLRQWLMDQSRRGAAPGTLARRIAAIRAFSLFCTRTGRMERNPAARLASPRRGSRLPAVLQQSQAGAVLDRTRTAERPTAGTIGDDELPHTDAGGTDERGVDDSVDERGTAGNEDERITDTGTEDIDPRARAVALRDAAIVEVLYATGVRVSELAALDLDDIDRERRLLTVLGKGNKERRVPYGVPAAEALARWISDGRPVLSGAAPQPSTDARSAIFLGVRGGRINVRQVRDVVHRATSAVDGVADLSPHGLRHSAATHMVENGADLRQVQEFLGHATLSSTQIYTHVSLGRLSESYFRAHPRA
- a CDS encoding DNA-processing protein DprA; its protein translation is MTTIDPGPDMADRGTATADLDPSMADPRAVADLLRISEPGDRLLRAAVATSGAEPLRGLLDGPRTGLADALHAAARAVGLAVRSEDIDRAIDRWTLRLPDLDGARDLRIMRTLGARVIQPGDPDWPAGLRDLGLDEPAGLWVRGHGDLTALTAGSIALVGSRAADSYGLHLARSFAWDLVAAGHSVVSGGAYGIDAAAHAGALAASDRPGVGTIAFMAGGVDRFYPRGNADLLTAVARTGVVISEAAPGSTAMRHRFLMRNRLIAATAAATVVVQAGWRSGALNTANRAAELLRPVGAVPGPVTAHDSAGCHRLIREGAAVCVTTADEVRELVESLTELSAEAAGTSAGDQQGRLRITDDLTDEQARIYSALPPRRGTEVAALASRAGLEVPAAMGALAVLELAGLAERRDHGWVKLRRG
- a CDS encoding YifB family Mg chelatase-like AAA ATPase, with the translated sequence MSPTPARSLGRALAIALHGISGAPVAIEASVNDGLPGIDIVGLPDASVSESRKRIRAAISNLGFTLSARRITVNLSPGGLKKVGTVFDLGIAIAILEAEGAVPADAGRGVVHLGELGLDGRLHPVRGVLPSVLTGLAAGHTRFVVPEANLAEARLVDGAEVRGAANLAGVVALLGGTISDPGLPPIPLPETAALPVPDTHDLAEVHGQDDARYALEVAAAGGHHLLMTGTPGAGKTLLAGCLPGLLPRLPIDEACEVVALRSLDGTLDPAHGLDTTPPFEAPHHRTSAAAMVGGSRPGSIGVFSRAHRGVLFMDEAPEFRRDVLEALRQPLENGRCDIHRAWGSVVLPSRFQLVLASNPCPCGAGVGQATQCRCSPLDRRRYRARLSGPLLDRIDIQLEMMPLVAADVHGLEPREDSATVAARVARARELQAVRYADMPWALNAQAPGGWLRETFAFRRTETAPLDTALERGAITMRGYDRVVRIATTLADLAGRSRPTGDDLLSALVLRIRETA
- a CDS encoding YraN family protein — encoded protein: MDTMTLGRRGEMCARRHLEHRGWEILATNWRCSRGEIDIVARDGEAVVFVEVKTRATARAGHPLEAVTPRKLAVLRGLALRWLAAQEEWFPVFRVDVIGILWNRGAPELTHVRDAR
- a CDS encoding DUF2469 domain-containing protein, with protein sequence MSAEDLEDYEADLELQLYREYRDVVGLFTYVVETERRFYLANAVDLKAHHDSGDVYFELTLRDAWVWDTYRTARFVKQVHVLTFKDVNVEEIAKSDLEPPSSLPR
- a CDS encoding ribonuclease HII, with translation MSPRRATTGLTDLTLERELLAAGVRSIIGMDEVGRGCLAGPVAVGAVRFDLASLLAAEVPAGIRDSKQLSIASRRRIAEVIGAWQEHRAVAYASPAEIDALGMSSALCLAGRRALSALPAADLVLLDGSFDWLSRPLTFDALEHYGEAADVVVPEVRTVVKGDGTHVTIAAPSVLAKVDRDALMRDLAAEFPVYGWERNAGYPAPLHRAAIAEHGISVHHRRSFRLA
- the lepB gene encoding signal peptidase I; the encoded protein is MTTNSPETRRPGRIPAFLKEVAIIIVVALVISTVVRTWVVRSFYIPSASMEQTLQVGDRILVNQLPWPAVERGDIIVFDDPGGWLDSSVTQQYSPNPVLEFLGLVPADAGTQLIKRVIGVGGDTIECCDAEGRLLVNGEPIDETYLDPGITPSDIPFEVTVPDGHYWVMGDNRSNSLDSRFNTDSAGGAFVPEDAVVGSVFLINWPLDRIRGIGTPDEVFAAVPAP
- the lepB gene encoding signal peptidase I; its protein translation is MRPLALVLVGALLAAGLIRAVGVQTFGIPSASMEPTLAVDDTVTVWRPDALADSVHRGDVVVFDGRGSFIATAPPSGAAQVGSWFGIGPRTVFYVKRVVALGGDTLECCDDEGRLLLNGEPLEESYVPEGMPASDTDFVVEVPAGRMWVMGDNRADSTDSRALLGRPGGGMIPVERVLGTVIGHGSAVDEVLRR
- the rplS gene encoding 50S ribosomal protein L19, which translates into the protein MQKLDALDAQSLKSDVPEFRSGDTLNVHVRVVEGNRTRTQVFKGIVIRRHGGGIGETFTVRKISFGVGVERTFPVHSPVIEKIEVLTRGDVRRAKLYYLRKLRGKAARIREKR
- the trmD gene encoding tRNA (guanosine(37)-N1)-methyltransferase TrmD yields the protein MRLDVVSIFPEYLSPLRLSLIGRAVEKGIIDLGVHDLRDWTHDRHRTVDDTPYGGGAGMVMKPEPWAEALTAILGVGSEVPDGPEGSPTAAPASAESGPVGPEPAAPAGRQDRPAGDRPLLIVPSPAGTPFTQAHAAELAGREHLVFACGRYEGIDQRVVEWARDHAEVRLHSIGDYVLNGGEVAALVMTEAIARLVPGIIGNPESLTEESLEDGLLEYPVYTKPAAWRGRAVPDILLSGNHAAIARWRRDERLRRTAEVRPDLIAALDPAALDRRDRAVLDEIANADPSGLAWGDRPD